The following proteins are encoded in a genomic region of Micromonospora olivasterospora:
- the gyrA gene encoding intein-containing DNA gyrase subunit A, with protein MSVIVGRALPDVRDGLKPVHRKILYAMFDSGYRPDRGYVKCSRVVGDVMGQFHPHGDSAIYDALVRMAQPWSLRYPLVDGNGNFGSPGNDPAAAMRYCLSGDARIRTADGSVRIDQIVADAAPGSETDIELKVRDRNGDLVRASKFFHSGEHPTLRLRTRDGYELTGTHNHPVLCLVSVAGVPTLLWKLLAEITPGDRVVLQRTVPDEIGYPMLEHVEAAVLAGAFVSEGWVSEGRAGFNNVDREFFVRVLAAYDLAVGGPRYVGQRTVASGSVLHELDIQDPSALHRSLLGELAGARSAGKFVPEFVWQGQPAVKRAFLQALFEGDGSSSLLPRDTIQISYSTRSERLAREVQQLLLEFGVVSRQIRYDNGEIKIVVTNRRDARVFAAHIGFLGRKQAKLEAELANVPASSTALSSDHVPLVGDFIREHGATRWTERDWLRRHNVDRVERWERDRDEIAVRITEREVLDVVEPLVDGRFYYAEVASVTDAGAQPVYSIRVDTDDHSFVSDGFVSHNTECKLDPLAMEMLRDIDEDTVDLQDNYDGRAKEPTILPSRIPNLLINGSEGIAVGMATKIPPHNLREIGAAVQWCLEHPDADEATTLDTLIDIVKGPDFPTYGLIVGTQAIQDAYRTGRGSIRMRAVVEVEEDKRGRPALVVSELPYQVNPDNLAERIAELIKEGKLGGIADIRDESSGRTGMRIVLVLKRDAVAKVVLNNLYKHTQLQETFGANMLALVDGVPRTLNLAQFIRHYVEHQIEVIRRRTAFRLRKAEERAHILRGLSKALDALDEVIALIRRSPTVEDARQGLIRLLDIDEVQATAILDMQLRRLAALERQRILDDLAKLEIEIADLKDILAKPERQRRIVSEELGEIVAKWGDERRTKIVPFEGEVSMEDLIAREDVVVTITRTGYAKRTKVDLYRSQRRGGKGVSGATLRQDDIVSHFFVCSTHDWILFFTNKGRVYRAKAYELPEASRVAKGQHVANLLAFQPDEQIAQIIEIPDYQVAPYLVLATKNGLVKKTRLEEFDSNRSGGIIAINLRDEDELVGAALVAPENDLLLVSKNAQAIRFNATDEALRPMGRATSGVIGMRFSEDDELLAMEVVQEGMDVLVATNGGYAKRTPIEEYPVQGRGGKGVLTAKITERRGGLVGAVVIDPDDELFAITSNGGVIRTPVKPVRRTRDRNTMGVKLMDLPDGVTIVAIARNADEPDEQD; from the coding sequence ATGAGCGTCATCGTGGGGCGGGCGCTGCCGGACGTCCGGGACGGGCTCAAGCCGGTCCACCGCAAGATCCTGTACGCCATGTTCGACTCCGGCTACCGGCCGGACCGCGGCTACGTGAAGTGCTCCCGCGTCGTCGGCGACGTCATGGGTCAGTTCCACCCGCACGGCGACTCGGCGATCTACGACGCGCTGGTCCGGATGGCGCAGCCCTGGTCGCTGCGGTACCCGCTGGTCGACGGCAACGGCAACTTCGGCTCGCCCGGCAACGATCCAGCAGCCGCGATGCGCTATTGCCTGTCCGGCGACGCCCGGATTCGTACCGCCGACGGGTCGGTCCGGATCGACCAGATCGTCGCCGACGCGGCGCCGGGCAGCGAGACCGACATCGAGCTCAAGGTTCGCGACCGCAACGGCGACCTGGTCCGCGCCTCCAAGTTCTTCCACTCCGGCGAGCACCCCACGCTGCGGCTGCGCACCCGCGATGGGTACGAGCTGACCGGCACCCACAACCACCCGGTGCTCTGCCTGGTGAGCGTGGCCGGCGTGCCGACCCTGCTGTGGAAGCTGCTCGCCGAGATCACCCCGGGTGATCGGGTGGTCCTGCAGCGCACGGTGCCGGACGAGATCGGCTACCCGATGCTGGAGCACGTCGAGGCCGCCGTCCTCGCCGGCGCGTTCGTCAGCGAGGGCTGGGTCTCCGAAGGGCGGGCCGGCTTCAACAACGTGGACCGGGAGTTCTTCGTCCGGGTCCTCGCGGCCTACGACCTCGCGGTCGGCGGTCCGCGCTACGTCGGTCAGCGCACCGTAGCCTCGGGCAGTGTGCTGCACGAGCTGGACATCCAGGATCCCTCGGCGCTGCACAGGAGCCTCCTCGGCGAGCTGGCCGGGGCACGCAGCGCGGGGAAGTTCGTGCCCGAGTTCGTCTGGCAGGGGCAGCCGGCGGTCAAGCGGGCCTTCCTTCAAGCGTTGTTCGAGGGCGACGGCTCGTCCTCGCTGCTGCCGCGTGACACCATCCAGATTTCGTACTCCACCCGCAGCGAGCGGCTTGCCCGCGAGGTGCAGCAGCTTCTGCTGGAGTTCGGCGTGGTCAGCCGGCAGATCCGGTACGACAACGGCGAGATCAAGATCGTGGTGACCAACCGCCGTGACGCCCGCGTCTTCGCCGCGCACATCGGCTTCCTCGGCCGCAAGCAGGCGAAGCTGGAGGCCGAACTGGCCAACGTCCCGGCCAGCAGCACGGCGCTCTCCAGTGACCACGTCCCGCTGGTCGGCGACTTCATCCGGGAGCACGGCGCCACCCGCTGGACCGAGCGGGACTGGCTGCGGCGGCACAACGTCGACCGCGTCGAGCGCTGGGAGCGGGACCGGGACGAGATCGCCGTCCGGATCACCGAGCGCGAGGTGCTCGACGTGGTCGAGCCGTTGGTCGACGGGCGGTTCTACTACGCCGAGGTGGCGAGCGTCACCGACGCGGGTGCGCAGCCGGTCTACAGCATCCGGGTGGACACCGACGACCACTCCTTCGTGTCCGACGGCTTCGTCAGCCACAACACAGAGTGCAAGCTCGACCCGCTGGCGATGGAGATGCTGCGGGACATCGACGAGGACACCGTCGACCTGCAGGACAACTACGACGGCCGGGCCAAGGAGCCCACGATCCTGCCGTCGCGCATCCCGAACCTGCTGATCAACGGCTCCGAGGGCATCGCGGTCGGCATGGCCACCAAGATCCCGCCGCACAACCTGCGCGAGATCGGCGCGGCCGTGCAGTGGTGCCTGGAGCACCCGGACGCCGACGAGGCCACCACCCTCGACACGCTGATCGACATCGTCAAGGGCCCGGACTTTCCCACGTACGGCCTGATCGTCGGCACGCAGGCGATCCAGGACGCGTACCGCACGGGTCGGGGCTCGATCCGGATGCGCGCCGTGGTGGAGGTCGAGGAGGACAAGCGCGGCCGCCCGGCGCTGGTGGTCAGCGAGCTGCCGTACCAGGTCAACCCGGACAACCTCGCCGAGCGGATCGCCGAGCTGATCAAGGAGGGCAAGCTCGGCGGCATCGCCGACATCCGGGACGAGTCCTCCGGGCGTACGGGCATGCGGATCGTGCTGGTGCTCAAGCGCGACGCGGTCGCCAAGGTGGTGCTCAACAACCTCTACAAGCACACCCAGCTCCAGGAGACCTTCGGCGCCAACATGCTGGCGCTGGTCGACGGGGTGCCGCGCACGCTGAACCTGGCGCAGTTCATCCGCCACTACGTCGAGCACCAGATCGAGGTGATCCGGCGGCGGACGGCGTTCCGGCTGCGCAAGGCCGAGGAGCGGGCGCACATCCTGCGCGGCCTGTCCAAGGCGCTGGACGCCCTCGACGAGGTGATCGCCCTGATCCGGCGCTCGCCCACGGTGGAGGACGCGCGGCAGGGCCTGATCCGGCTGCTGGACATCGACGAGGTCCAGGCAACCGCGATCCTGGACATGCAGCTGCGCCGGCTCGCCGCGTTGGAGCGGCAGCGGATCCTCGACGACCTGGCCAAGCTGGAGATCGAGATCGCGGATCTCAAGGACATCCTGGCCAAGCCGGAGCGGCAGCGGAGGATCGTCTCCGAGGAGCTGGGCGAGATCGTCGCCAAGTGGGGCGACGAGCGGCGGACGAAGATCGTGCCGTTCGAGGGCGAGGTCTCGATGGAGGACCTCATCGCCCGCGAGGACGTCGTCGTGACGATCACCCGCACCGGGTACGCCAAGCGCACCAAGGTCGACCTCTACCGGTCCCAGCGGCGCGGCGGCAAGGGCGTCAGCGGGGCGACGCTGCGGCAGGACGACATCGTCAGCCACTTCTTCGTCTGCTCCACTCACGACTGGATCCTGTTCTTCACCAACAAGGGCAGGGTGTACCGGGCCAAGGCGTACGAGTTGCCGGAGGCCAGTAGGGTGGCCAAGGGCCAGCACGTGGCCAATCTGCTCGCCTTCCAACCCGACGAGCAGATCGCACAGATCATCGAGATTCCGGACTACCAGGTGGCCCCCTACCTGGTACTGGCCACGAAGAACGGCCTGGTGAAGAAGACGCGGCTCGAGGAGTTCGACTCCAACCGTTCCGGCGGCATCATCGCGATCAACCTGCGCGATGAGGACGAACTGGTCGGTGCTGCCCTCGTCGCCCCGGAGAACGACCTGCTGCTGGTCTCGAAGAACGCCCAGGCGATCCGGTTCAACGCCACGGACGAGGCGCTGCGGCCGATGGGCCGGGCCACCTCCGGCGTGATCGGCATGCGGTTCAGCGAGGACGACGAACTGCTGGCCATGGAGGTCGTCCAGGAGGGGATGGACGTCCTGGTCGCCACGAACGGGGGCTACGCGAAACGTACCCCGATCGAGGAATACCCGGTCCAGGGCCGGGGAGGTAAGGGCGTGCTGACTGCGAAGATCACCGAGCGACGCGGTGGTCTGGTCGGTGCGGTGGTGATCGACCCGGACGACGAGCTGTTCGCGATCACCAGCAACGGTGGTGTCATCCGGACTCCGGTGAAGCCTGTACGCCGTACGCGTGACCGGAACACAATGGGGGTAAAGCTGATGGACCTCCCGGACGGCGTGACTATCGTGGCGATTGCTCGCAATGCCGACGAGCCTGACGAACAGGACTAG
- a CDS encoding DLW-39 family protein, translating into MVKKLLIVAGVIGVAALVAKKIKASNDERALWHEATTSPDLR; encoded by the coding sequence ATGGTCAAGAAGCTCCTGATTGTCGCTGGCGTTATCGGCGTGGCCGCCCTCGTGGCCAAGAAAATCAAGGCTTCGAACGACGAGCGAGCCCTCTGGCACGAGGCGACCACCTCGCCGGACCTGCGCTGA
- a CDS encoding tyrosine-type recombinase/integrase — MSIDDLWYLTTRGPDKKRLPSKRHGRGKRWRVRYADAAGKSREKLFERKTDAEAFDARVRAGVAEEMKVQQSERNVTLREYGERWRLSREAGWALETRKRVESNLRCHLYPAFGDRPLRTIHLTSVLEWLTRRLDEGTPRTSLKLYFELLDAVLSAAVTDKMIADNPCDGVKLAQMLRGFSRAPKWVPTEGEVLALLDAVPPRYRAAIWLGAGQGCRLGEALGMEDGSRCVDQERAELHIAQQLRYAPQQYGGFYLSEPKAGSSGTVDLDPVVGKVLAEHVRDFPPVAVELVDITAGDPVCRSVPLLFTTTRGNPLTDRTWSREWADWRDAAGWPKEHGTFHALRHFFATTLITNHAEPQEVQRMLRHKTLRITLETYVHWWPKRERRRGLVGTVLQAAATRTSPT; from the coding sequence ATGTCGATCGATGACCTGTGGTACCTGACCACACGCGGGCCAGACAAGAAGCGGCTCCCCTCCAAGCGACACGGCCGGGGCAAACGCTGGCGGGTCCGTTACGCCGACGCCGCCGGAAAGTCCCGAGAGAAGCTGTTCGAGCGCAAGACCGACGCGGAAGCCTTCGACGCCCGCGTCCGTGCCGGCGTGGCCGAAGAGATGAAGGTCCAGCAGTCCGAGCGGAACGTGACGCTGCGGGAGTACGGGGAACGGTGGCGGCTCTCCCGTGAAGCCGGCTGGGCGCTGGAAACCCGTAAGCGGGTGGAGTCCAACCTCCGGTGCCACCTCTACCCGGCGTTCGGTGACCGGCCGCTCCGGACGATTCATCTGACCTCGGTGTTGGAGTGGCTGACCCGGCGCTTGGACGAGGGAACGCCCCGGACGTCGCTCAAGCTGTACTTCGAGCTGCTTGACGCGGTGCTGAGCGCGGCCGTGACCGACAAGATGATTGCGGACAACCCGTGCGACGGTGTCAAGCTGGCTCAGATGCTGCGGGGCTTCTCTCGTGCTCCGAAGTGGGTTCCCACAGAGGGCGAAGTCCTAGCCCTGCTCGATGCGGTACCGCCCCGCTACCGGGCGGCCATTTGGCTTGGTGCTGGTCAAGGCTGCCGTCTGGGTGAGGCGCTCGGGATGGAAGACGGTTCCCGCTGCGTCGACCAGGAGCGGGCAGAGCTGCACATCGCTCAACAGCTCCGGTACGCGCCCCAGCAGTACGGCGGGTTCTACCTCAGCGAGCCGAAAGCGGGATCGTCCGGCACCGTCGACCTGGACCCCGTCGTCGGCAAGGTCCTTGCCGAACACGTCCGCGACTTCCCGCCCGTCGCGGTGGAGCTGGTCGACATCACCGCGGGCGACCCGGTCTGCCGGTCGGTGCCGCTGCTGTTCACCACCACGCGTGGAAACCCGTTGACCGATCGGACCTGGTCGCGGGAGTGGGCCGACTGGCGCGACGCGGCCGGCTGGCCGAAGGAACACGGCACCTTTCACGCGCTGCGGCACTTCTTCGCTACGACGCTCATCACCAACCACGCCGAACCGCAGGAAGTCCAACGGATGCTTCGGCACAAAACGCTGCGGATCACGCTGGAGACGTACGTCCACTGGTGGCCGAAGCGGGAGCGTCGGCGTGGTCTGGTCGGGACGGTCCTGCAAGCCGCCGCGACTCGCACGTCGCCAACCTGA
- a CDS encoding helix-turn-helix transcriptional regulator has protein sequence MSATPTERLWSVTDVSAFLGIPVGTLYQWRHRRIGPRASRVGRHLRYDPAEVRAWFDKKAA, from the coding sequence ATGAGCGCCACCCCCACCGAACGCCTGTGGAGCGTCACCGACGTGTCGGCGTTCCTCGGCATCCCGGTCGGCACCCTCTACCAATGGCGGCACCGCCGGATCGGCCCCCGCGCGTCCCGCGTCGGCCGGCACCTCCGATACGACCCCGCCGAAGTGCGGGCCTGGTTCGACAAGAAGGCGGCCTGA
- a CDS encoding replication initiator gives MRSPAYKEWRAGVESVKGCLQPVRLVGKFEVRHLGSGDLIASRQGRVWASCGTRRAAVCPTCADRYAADAWHLIHAGMSGGKGVPSSVARSTRLFVTLTAPSFGAVHNRPGKRPCSCGRWHPEGHRLLGSPVDPDSYDYTGAVLWQAHSGQLWHRFTIALRRAVAAAGGLTVRESGSHLRISYAKVAEYQGRGLVHFHAVIRADGPSGPDSSPPVWLTPDVLADAVRSAASSVELGTVRPDGSALPLRWGTQVDVKDITATDIDIPGDGSDDEDQAVADTRLAGYIAKYATKGTGATETGDRRIRSQMHIDQLRVSDHHRAMIQTAWDLGGLDQYAELKLRHWAHMLGFRGHFLTKSRIYSTTFKHLRAERRAHQLQTALTEAGLPEDTDVIVVNDWQILGIGYDTPEQLELATAIGDRIRAARQTRKEPE, from the coding sequence ATGCGCTCGCCGGCCTACAAGGAATGGCGGGCCGGCGTCGAGAGCGTCAAGGGCTGTCTCCAGCCGGTCCGGCTGGTCGGCAAGTTCGAGGTCCGACACCTCGGCAGCGGTGACCTGATCGCCTCTCGGCAGGGCCGGGTGTGGGCCTCCTGCGGCACTCGTCGTGCGGCTGTCTGCCCGACGTGCGCGGACCGGTACGCCGCTGACGCCTGGCACCTGATTCACGCGGGCATGTCCGGCGGCAAGGGCGTCCCGTCGTCCGTCGCCCGGTCTACCCGGCTGTTCGTGACGCTCACAGCTCCGTCCTTCGGCGCGGTGCACAACCGGCCCGGCAAGCGGCCTTGCTCCTGCGGGCGTTGGCACCCGGAAGGGCATCGGCTGCTGGGGAGCCCGGTCGATCCGGACTCGTACGACTACACGGGCGCGGTGCTGTGGCAGGCGCACAGCGGCCAACTCTGGCACCGGTTCACCATCGCCCTACGCCGGGCAGTCGCCGCCGCTGGTGGCCTCACCGTCCGCGAGTCCGGGTCGCACCTGCGGATCTCCTACGCCAAGGTTGCCGAGTATCAGGGGCGCGGCCTGGTCCACTTCCACGCGGTCATTCGCGCGGACGGCCCGTCCGGCCCGGACTCGTCGCCCCCCGTCTGGCTCACCCCCGACGTGTTGGCCGACGCGGTCCGTTCCGCGGCCTCGTCCGTCGAGCTGGGCACCGTACGCCCCGACGGGTCCGCGCTGCCTCTGCGCTGGGGCACTCAGGTCGACGTCAAGGACATCACCGCCACCGACATCGACATCCCCGGCGACGGAAGCGACGACGAGGACCAGGCGGTGGCAGACACCAGGCTCGCCGGCTACATCGCCAAGTACGCCACCAAGGGCACCGGGGCGACGGAAACCGGAGACCGGCGCATCCGCTCACAGATGCACATCGACCAACTACGGGTCTCCGACCACCACCGGGCCATGATCCAAACCGCGTGGGACCTCGGCGGCCTCGACCAATACGCCGAACTCAAACTCCGCCACTGGGCGCACATGCTCGGCTTCCGCGGCCACTTCCTCACCAAGTCCCGCATCTACAGCACGACCTTTAAGCACCTTCGCGCCGAACGTCGCGCGCACCAGCTCCAAACCGCGCTCACCGAAGCCGGGCTTCCCGAAGACACCGACGTGATCGTGGTCAACGACTGGCAGATCCTCGGCATCGGCTACGACACCCCCGAACAACTCGAACTCGCCACCGCGATCGGTGATCGCATTCGGGCGGCACGACAGACAAGAAAGGAACCCGAATGA
- a CDS encoding FtsK/SpoIIIE domain-containing protein — protein MGKRVQGWEWRVAGWAARHPGFVAAPAAAAAGVVQFGPVTAGGVVAGAVAAGVGWYRGHPESWSRLAAPRLRAVRRRWLSRAYLGPWWSRVVEACNLVTVHRTTGVINVPRIIRVRSHSPSTETVYVRLLLGQTPKMWEEAADALAVALRAERVGVERVRPQVIALIVQRSEPFTESIIPPDILADSDAVDLSRVYLGETEHGTDWYAPLVGQHWLIAGATGSGKNSVTWMALRACAPLIRDGLVRLHVVNPKGTELNALRPVSYRYAETDADIVDVIQGFWSTMQDRKQVLAEQGRRTFAMSRETPLDLLVVDELGAVTGYGDRSLTRGAQAALPLILSQARALGGSVIGALQEPTKDVIPQRDLFSLRVCLRATSAGHVDMVLGEDMRRRGALADEIPNVPESAGIGFVVKQRSRTPVRVRAAYCDDSDIAELVRVAGWPVSELAAARHG, from the coding sequence ATGGGTAAGCGCGTTCAGGGTTGGGAATGGCGTGTGGCGGGGTGGGCTGCTCGGCATCCGGGGTTCGTGGCGGCTCCGGCTGCTGCCGCTGCCGGCGTGGTCCAGTTCGGGCCGGTGACGGCGGGTGGTGTGGTGGCGGGTGCGGTGGCGGCGGGTGTGGGCTGGTACCGGGGTCACCCGGAGTCGTGGTCGCGGTTGGCGGCTCCGCGGCTGCGGGCGGTGCGCCGGCGTTGGCTGTCGAGGGCTTACCTCGGGCCGTGGTGGAGCCGCGTAGTGGAGGCGTGCAACCTGGTGACGGTGCACCGGACGACGGGTGTGATCAACGTTCCCCGGATCATCCGCGTGCGGTCGCACTCCCCGTCAACGGAGACGGTGTACGTGCGGCTGTTGCTCGGGCAGACGCCGAAGATGTGGGAGGAAGCCGCTGACGCCCTGGCCGTCGCGCTGCGGGCTGAGCGGGTCGGCGTCGAGCGGGTACGTCCTCAGGTGATCGCGCTGATCGTCCAGCGCAGTGAGCCGTTCACCGAGTCGATCATCCCGCCGGACATCCTGGCCGACTCCGACGCGGTGGACCTGTCGCGGGTGTACCTGGGCGAGACGGAGCACGGTACCGACTGGTACGCGCCGCTGGTCGGGCAACACTGGCTCATCGCGGGGGCCACCGGTTCGGGCAAGAACTCGGTGACCTGGATGGCGCTTCGGGCGTGCGCTCCGCTGATCCGCGACGGCCTGGTGCGCCTGCACGTGGTCAACCCGAAGGGCACGGAACTCAACGCCCTGCGCCCGGTGTCCTACCGGTACGCCGAGACGGACGCCGACATCGTGGATGTCATCCAGGGCTTCTGGAGCACGATGCAGGACCGCAAGCAGGTCTTGGCGGAGCAGGGCCGGCGGACCTTCGCCATGTCGCGGGAAACCCCCCTCGATCTTCTGGTGGTCGATGAGCTGGGCGCGGTGACCGGGTACGGCGACAGGTCCCTGACCCGCGGCGCTCAGGCCGCGCTGCCGCTGATCCTGTCCCAGGCTCGGGCGCTGGGCGGCAGCGTGATCGGCGCGCTCCAGGAACCCACCAAGGACGTGATCCCGCAGCGGGACCTGTTCTCCCTGCGGGTGTGCCTGCGGGCCACCTCCGCCGGACACGTCGACATGGTCCTCGGTGAGGACATGCGCCGCCGGGGCGCGCTGGCCGACGAGATCCCGAACGTGCCGGAGTCGGCCGGTATCGGCTTCGTCGTCAAGCAGCGTTCCCGTACTCCGGTGCGCGTCCGGGCCGCCTACTGCGACGACTCCGACATTGCCGAACTCGTGCGCGTCGCCGGCTGGCCGGTGTCCGAGCTGGCCGCCGCGAGGCACGGATGA
- a CDS encoding GntR family transcriptional regulator, giving the protein MTTQADPRGELQRGTSALVIAQAIRNDIQSGRLVHGRQLPGTRALAASWSTSVATINRAMAILAEEGLVINRARSSRIVHNPGGAPGKPGPRVILIGGYAGSGKTELGRIIARQTGWAILDKDTTTRPVVEVALERLGQSPHDRESETYLLGIRPAEYEALMATLIENLECGVSVIVTAPFIKELRDEAWCDRLAATVAAHNGTLQVVWVSCDADTMHTYIRRRGAARDDFKLGNWTKYVDGLDLMFEPKIPYVSIDNSAGARPLQEQAKELLGKMAAL; this is encoded by the coding sequence ATGACCACCCAGGCAGACCCCCGGGGCGAGTTGCAGCGAGGGACGAGCGCACTCGTCATCGCTCAAGCCATCCGGAACGACATCCAGTCCGGCCGGCTGGTGCACGGGCGGCAACTGCCCGGCACCAGAGCTCTTGCTGCGTCCTGGAGTACCAGCGTCGCCACCATCAACCGGGCGATGGCGATCCTGGCCGAGGAAGGGCTCGTCATCAACCGTGCTCGTTCAAGTCGAATCGTTCACAATCCCGGTGGAGCCCCGGGTAAGCCAGGACCCCGAGTGATCCTCATTGGAGGCTATGCGGGTTCGGGAAAGACGGAGCTTGGTCGCATCATCGCTCGCCAGACAGGCTGGGCGATTCTCGACAAAGACACAACCACCCGGCCCGTCGTTGAAGTAGCGCTAGAACGTTTGGGGCAATCTCCGCACGATCGAGAATCAGAGACCTATCTGTTGGGTATCCGGCCCGCCGAATATGAAGCACTGATGGCAACCCTTATCGAGAATTTGGAGTGCGGGGTGTCAGTAATCGTGACTGCGCCCTTCATCAAGGAGTTGCGAGACGAAGCGTGGTGTGATCGGCTAGCGGCCACGGTGGCAGCACACAACGGAACTCTTCAAGTTGTCTGGGTTTCCTGCGACGCCGACACGATGCACACCTACATTCGCCGCCGTGGTGCCGCCCGAGATGACTTCAAGCTTGGAAACTGGACCAAGTACGTCGATGGTCTTGACCTTATGTTCGAGCCCAAGATTCCGTACGTGAGCATCGACAACTCCGCAGGTGCTAGACCGCTACAGGAGCAAGCCAAAGAGCTGCTCGGCAAGATGGCTGCACTGTGA
- a CDS encoding WXG100 family type VII secretion target, translating to MGGEFGLMADEATITGMVKAFAQAQTEASDSHRNVVAATEALIKSWTSDTASPRFLEAVKMWLAGWRKVQQGLDKLNQSMQQYSHLTTTTEDDNAMQAGNWAREQPVPGLSRIPYIPDGSENSASLPPRTRWMTEDITDGSENSASLPPRTRWMTEDIPDGSENSASLPPRTRWMTEVRDS from the coding sequence GTGGGTGGCGAGTTCGGCCTGATGGCCGACGAGGCGACCATCACCGGCATGGTCAAGGCGTTCGCTCAGGCCCAGACCGAGGCCAGTGACAGCCACCGGAACGTCGTGGCCGCAACCGAGGCGCTGATCAAATCGTGGACGAGCGACACGGCCTCGCCGCGGTTCCTTGAGGCCGTCAAGATGTGGCTGGCCGGCTGGCGGAAGGTCCAGCAGGGCCTGGACAAGCTCAACCAGAGCATGCAGCAGTACTCGCATCTGACCACCACGACCGAAGACGACAACGCCATGCAGGCCGGCAACTGGGCCCGGGAACAGCCTGTCCCCGGTCTGTCTCGGATACCTTACATACCGGACGGCTCCGAAAACTCAGCCTCGTTACCGCCGCGTACGCGCTGGATGACGGAAGACATAACGGACGGCTCCGAAAACTCAGCCTCGTTACCGCCGCGTACGCGCTGGATGACGGAAGACATACCGGACGGCTCCGAAAACTCAGCCTCGTTACCGCCGCGTACGCGCTGGATGACGGAAGTGCGCGATAGCTGA